A window of Macaca thibetana thibetana isolate TM-01 chromosome 7, ASM2454274v1, whole genome shotgun sequence genomic DNA:
CCAGGATCCAGACCCAGTCACCACTCAGTGGTTGGCTGAGGGCTGCAGGGGTGGAATGTCCCAGGCATTTTTGACTCTCCATGTCCATGCGATCAAATGGCCCCAGCATCTCAAAGCAGTCCTCCAAAGAAAAGTTACACATACCAGTAGTAAAAGCACACCAAGGCTGGGGAGGGGCACATCATCACGTGGATTCCCAGAGGTGTCCCACCTGCCCATCAGGGGCTTTACCTGGAAAGGATAGATGGTGTGAGAATTCAACGGGTTGGAGCAGGTGCAGATGCTTGGGGTTCAGTTGAACCAGCCAGGACGCTGACGAGCCTGTGCCTGTCCAGCCTGCGGTCTCTTAGTTATGATGCTGTTCATATCTCTTGATTTGCTCTCTGGCTTTCCCCTCAAGGCCTTTGGCATGGATGCCTAAAACCAAACCTCCCTGGGTTGTTTAGCCCTCCTGCCAGGAAGACTGAGACGGAATTCACCTCCAAACCTGGAAAGTGTGTGTGGTCTAAGTCTGGTCGAGTTGGTTAAATTTATCAGGTTTCAAACTCCATTTGGAATCGCAGGATCAGAGAACCTAAGGAAACGAAGTGGCCATATTTTAGACAGAGAAGTATCATCCACCTTAACATCTCCATGAGTTCTCTTAATTCACTGGTGCTAAATGATGTCCAAACATCCAGGCTCTCCTCAGCTTCAGCCTTTCctctacctccacctccccgtTATTTGtgcttccctttccctcctccttcctgtttTTGCCTTTCTGACCCCACTATCCTTCTCCCAGCCGATGGCCAGTTGTTGGAGCTGGCACGACTGTGACACAGGTGAAGCCACCTGTTTCTGCCAGGCCTTTCTGCCCCGCCTCCAGCAGCTGTTAGCTGGGCATTTCAAAGGCCCATTCAAAGGAAGGGAAACAGGAGGGGACAAAGCAGGCTCTGCCAGGCCAGCCAGAGTGCTGGCCAGCAGCCGTCATCAGCCTGTCCTGGAAAAACAGATTGAGAATTTTCAGCCAAATTCAAATCATGGCTCCCATTAAGAATCATCCAGACTCAAATTCCAAGTTACGTTTGCATCTCTGGAGCCACAGGGTATGCTGAAGCCTGTTTGCACATGAAcaaacagaaattttttaaaagatcctcTTTCTTTTACAGTTgatttaacattaaaaagaaaaaaagcaagcaagcaaccTTTTCCATGAGCCATGGTTCTACACCATTCACTAGAAATAGAAAGGGTTCTTGGGATGTACGTGGAGGCTGGCTCAGGTTCCCCTCCATATTCAGGAGGCCACTGGGCACACAGAACATTGCAtcatgttggtgcaaaagtaattgcgctttttgcaattactttcacttttgcaccaacttaatattaCTCCGGTTATTATCCTGCAGCTCAAAGCATAAAGACATACGCTATGCTCTCTTAAATTTCCTGGTGGACTTTGGTTATTTTTACTTATCAGGTTAAGGTAAGTgttgcatttatatataaatgtggaAAGCATTAAAGAAttccttggccgggcacggtggctcatgtgtgtaatcccagcactttgagaggccaaggtgggtggatcatgaggtcaggagttcaagaccggcctgaccaacatggtgaaacctgtctctactaaaaatagaaaaattaggccgggcgctgtggctcacacctgtaatcccagcactttgggaggcgaaggcgagGGGAtatcaaggtcaggagttcaagaccagcctggccaatatgttgaaacctgatctctattgtaattttgtaaaaatacaaaaattagcctggcatggtggtggtgcaccggtgatcccagctatttgggaggctgaggcagaagaatcgcttaaaccctagaggcagaggttgcagtgagctaagatcacaccactgcactccagcctgggcaacagagcaagactctgcttcaaaaaaaaaaaaaaaaaaaatagctgggcgtggtggcacgcgcctgtaatctcagctacttgggaggttgaggcaggagaattgcttgaacccaggaggcagaggttgcagtgagccgagatcgtgccactgcactccagcctgggcaagacagtgagactccgtctcaaaaaaaagaagtccttacttcaaccgggtgtggtggctcatgcctgtaatcccagcactttgggaggccaaggcaggtggatcacttgaggtcaggagtttgagattagcctggccaacatggagaaaccctgtctccactaaaaaatacaaaaattagccaggcatggcagtgcatgcctgtaatcccagctacttgggagtctgaggcaggagaatctcttgaattcaggaagaggttgcagtgagccgagatggcaccactgccctccagcctgggcaacagagcaactccgtctcaaaaaaaaaaaaaaaaatccttactcctatatctttctgtgttttaatcCCTGGACACTTTGTGAGGAAAAGCAGTTTCCAGGGGAGATGCTGTCAGTAATACTGTGCTGCCAGCATTGGCTAAGGAAGCCATATACTCACTATTTATGCAATTTATATTGCATaaggaaatgtttataaaattaaaataccaagCCAAATATGGCATAGAGTGAAATGTGTGAGGAGATAAGCATAATATGTgatgaaatatttatcttttacattttttaatattcattgtTACATTTCCTTGAATCCAAAAACCAGCCATAGCTATTCAGGGATAGTGATAaaattatgtgtgcatgtgtgtaagttAAGCAGTggattcaataaaataattcttgCAAAATGCTTGTCCAATAATAAGTTCTAAAATATGGCAATTTACTATtgataaacaggaaaaaaatcccatgatcaaccaaattttagaaaattttatttaaacaaaattaagcaGGTACCTTTACTACAAGCTCTCAGAGCCACTTATATGCTAATAGCCTTATGACTTGCAAAGAGAAATAGTAAAATACAATCTAAATTCCAGACTTAAATGAACACAGAATCCCTCTTTCTTCCCTAAGTGAAGACCAGAGTTCTATGAATTGCATTTTGGAAAACACCTATTCGAACTATTCAGGAAATACatgaagtacttttttttttaaagacaaggtctttccctcaccctgtcaccctggctggagtgcagtggcacgatctcagctcactgcaatctctgcctccagggctcaagtaatcctctacCTAAACCGCCGCCCCCGCCCCTCTCTGCCcccaccagtagctgggaccacaggtgcacaccaccacgcttggctaacttttgtaattttttttgctagagacagggattcgtcatgttgcccaggctggtctcgaactcctgggtttaagcaatcctcccaccttggcctcccaaagtactgggattacaggcatgagccactgtactcagccaagtaatacatttttaaagccagTATCTGTTACTATACACTTGATCAACTACAGGTTCTCACTCCCATTCACCTACCACCATCCAGCTACCTTAActtctaatttgtttatttcattactAAATGACCAATTGCATCTTTGCACGAATTTGGGCAAAACAAGGTCTTGTCAgtagactttaaaatatattttcaattgcAGTCTTTTTGGATATGAAAtgtaacatatatgtacatataactCAAATATGTATATCTCCATATTTAAACAGGGTACCAGTATCAGTTTTTCTTCTGAATGGCTTACTGATGGGTACCTTGCTAGATATTTCAAACAGAGAGGATTTACTACAGACAACTCATTACTACAGTGTTGAAAAGGCTGAAAGAACAAAAGGGGAAGATGAGATAACCCAAATATTAGGAATGTGAGGAAATACTATCACTTCTGGGGCTGTGGAATAAAAGGAGGGGAAAGGGTTACCAGGCACATCCTCTCTACTCTGCCGCTGGCTTGTCCTGCGCTGTCTTGGGCCCACCAGGGAGCAGCCACAGACTAATGTTGAAACTGCCAAGTGCAGCACCACGGAGTAAGCCCTGAGCACCAGCGCGTGGAGCTGAGGAATCCCCAGCCCCTGTTGCAGCGCCTCAGAAGCCTGAAGCAGGctctcctctgcctgcctcccagtcTCTTGTCAAGGCTTCCCAGGGCAGAGCCTAACAGAAAGTCAACTGACAAGAGTGTCTGGGAAGTGAAATTTCCAGCTTCCTAAAATAGACCTCAGGGAACAGAAGGGAAGGCACAGAAGCTAAGGACCCATGAAGGACCAGCACATTGGCAGAAAGATATTTAGAAGGCaatcatatttgtaaattttttcttttttcttttcttctttttttttttttgagacagaatctagctctgtcgcccaggctggagtgcagtggcaccatctcggctcactgcaacctccacctcccaagttcaagcaattcttctgcttcagcctcctgagtagctgggattacaggcacctgccaccatgcccagctaatttatgtatttttagtagagtcagggtggcacctgccaccatgcccagctaatttccatatttttagtagagtcagggtttcaccctgttggccaggttggtctcgaactcccgacctgagatgatctgccctcctcagcctcccaaagtgctgagattacaggcgatagccactgcgcccagccaaaataaagtcatttctttttcctcttacaATCGAGAGAGAAACTGGTTTCTTTTAACTTTGCAAATTTGAATTAATAATGAAGACACTAAATTAGCACTAAACTAAGGTAATTTGGGGgaaataaggatttttttaaaaaagaaaattcttccaaCTCAGTTTTGAAGGaatgagaagaggaaataaaattttcataactTATAGTCttaaatttatctaaaatatgAGTACTTGATTTGGCCAAGCATGAAATTTTAATTAGTGCTAAGTACATCATCTCATGTcactccctttttaaaaatgtttttgctttttgcaaaTGTCACTCCTTGCTCAGGTTCTCAGGGCTATTAATATTCACCCCTGGGCTCTTCACATGGCAAACACAGCAGCACGGTCGCCTGTGCTGTACACGtgctgagtagctaagactacaacCCAGTTGCAGCACACTGAAAACTGTGGCTCTAAATGATGAGCCTGAAgccctcaaattcctgagctgcttttgaaattattaaaGAACGATTGAATTGCATCTGGTTAAATTTTTTGCATAGCATTTCCCAAAATATAGTCTGCAAAACTCAAGTTCCTTAGGCTATTAACAGGGTAGTTTAACAGGGTTTCTTTGGTCTAATAAGTCtgggaaaaatggttttaaacCAGTGCTTTTCAAACTCCTTGTGGTAAAGgaccaatttcttttctttaattttcaatttgTCTCAGACCAATTTTTTTGCAAAATACAGTAAAACTAATTATTTAATAGGTAaagtgttaaaaaacaaaaagaaatactacCCCAGCTTTTTAAATTAGTAGTATCAACAAGCATTAAATTATTCTAATTTCTCTAAACTTTCTAAATGCTTATCTAGTTCATTTCAGTACTTACCACAGACCAACAAAAACAGTTCAGACATTCGGCTGAGTAAGTTTTCAGACCACACTTTACattgaaacaaaatgtaaatgtttcaTTACTAAAGTACTTCTCCGGTATTTTAATTTGCTAATCGGCACTGGAAATTTGTAAGGGATACATACCACTTGCAGCATTAAGGATATTTGTTCAATTAAATAAAGGCAGAACCTCTtcttttggttggttggttttacCAGCACATCCTATGGAAACTCTGTTGCATATAACAGGCTTTGAGAAACACTTTTTAGTGTGTTGTGTTAAATTCTGATTATCTAAAAATTTTAGCTCCATACATGTTGTATAGGTTAAGTTTGCTTCCCAGCACACTTGCATTTTCAGGGAATTCCAAgttaaggagagagaaagagagacagagagagaaaggaagaggaggagggagggaaggaaagaagaaaaaaggggagAGTATTATTTTGCGTAAGCAggtattaatatatgtatgtgcaattggtaaaaaaagaaaaaaaaaaaaaaaaagagcctgagggataaaaattctttgaaagttGCTTCTGTCTtagacaattttcttttttaaacttactttcttttttaaattttgaaaagttgCCATATATCCAGACAAGTGGTGCTCACCATGGAACCCACTTGTATTTTGGAAGGAGCTGCCCTGCCAGCCCCAGGAAAGTACTCATTCATAAAGATGGGAGGCTCATAGGCTGATCCCTCAGGCTCTGACATTCTCAAGGTTAAACGTGGGGGTGGCTAGCAAGCCATGCTTGAGTATGCTTTCTATTATACTTCCCGAGGCAACAGGGTGGGTTCCTCTGCTACCCTTGAAACTAggccgcataaaacttagaaactaggcctcataaaaaaagaacttaaaaaaattaacaccaggtggctctggatagggtcctaccctgcctcgatagggtcccaccctgatagggtcccaccctgccaattccgggaaacaacctcatggggtcccaccctgccaattccgggggtcccaccctgcctcgaaattcccggaatcaacaactccaggaaaaaaacctcataaggtccagctctaaccaattagaacaagacaccttgctcaggccatagacagacccaattaccacgcgcctaaagctttgtttgaatttcgcgacctaagctgtgtttgaacttgtgtttgcctatataaacagcctgtaacaagcagtcggggtcccagggccaacttagagcttgggaccctagcgcgctagtaataaataactctctgctgtgaatctcgtgtcggtgatccttcgcggcgacccctgcccaggagggaatcgacagttcggttccaacatttggtgcGTTGGCCGGGAAGTGGGGTCGTCCGAGGACCCCCGACCCATCCGGCGGAGACCCATCTGGCCCGGGCCACGGACTGCTGACTGAGTGGACCTACCAGGTACTTtcgttttgttctgtctgtcttgccggctaactctgaactctggggagtactccttctgaattaagtggggaagggggacagacaTGTCCGGCACCTTCCCACTTATGCCCCGGGGGACGCCCTGGCGGTAGTCTGGGAGAAGGCTGACGACTCAGTCAGCCTCCTTAAATCTGTAGGCAGGTCGCCCCTGCCGTCTGAGTATTTTATGATCTTGTGGCGCCACTCTCTGGCCGCGcggcttctccttacttgtctggtctttgtttttgttactttcgttttgtccttgttatacATGGACGAAATAAGACAGACGTTGAcgactcctttgtctctgaccctgactcacttccctgacgtTCGGACTCGAGCCCACAACCTCTCCATAGAAGTCCGTAAGGGACGATGGCGAAAATTCTGCTCGTCCGAGTGGCCTACCCTCCATGTTGGGTGGCCCCAGGATGGAACATTTGACCTCCCAATTATCTTACAGGTTAAAGCAACAGTGATAGATCCTGGGCCACACGGACACCCAgaccaggtggcctacataattacttgggaggatctggtccgaaaccctccctcttgggtgaaacccttcctccattccccttccccaccccagtctACCCTTCTTGCCTTAGAagccccaaaaaaaaaaaatcggaaacCGGACCCGCataagccagtcctcccagatgaaccccagagggatctcctccttcttgaccccctgcctcctccacctcaaaaCCCCCTTCTGAGACCTCCACCTTACActtcacccttgccccctgtcttgtccccagctctttcctctaccgcctcggcccctaccctttctccaacttctccctcggcccctccctccaccccgtctccttccccagccccgcCCAAACTCACCCCTTGGACACCGCCACCGACACCTCCTCGTCTCCGCTTGCGGCGGACTGAGGACCCAGATGGCCCTTCCACTTggcaatcctccctttttcccctccgtacCATCAATCACACGGTCCagtactggcccttctctgcctctgacctctacaactggaaaacccataacccttccttttcccaagacccccaggccctaacctcgttaataaaatccattctcctcactcaccagcccacttgggatgattgccagcaactcttgcaggtcctcctaaccactgaagaaaggcagcaagtcctcctggaggcccggaaaaatgtgccaggaccaggaggcctcccaacccaacttcccaatAAAATAGACGAGGGATTTCCCCTCACCCGCCCAGACTGGGACTATGAAACGGCACCAGGTAAGGAGAGTCTCCAAATCTATCGCCAGGCTCTGTTGGCgggtctcaaaggggcaggaaagcgccccacaaatttggccaaggtaaggaccataactcaggaaagggatgaaagcccggcagccttcatggaaaggcttctggaaggGTTCCAAATGTATACCCCATTAGACCCAGAGGCCCTAGAACATAAGGCTACCGTAGCTATGGCATTCATAGACCAAGCTGCATTAGATAtcaaaggaaaactccaaagactagatggaatccaaacctatggattacaggaattggttaaggaggcagaaaaagtgtataataagagagaaaaccctgaggaaagggaagccaggttaGCGAAGGAACAGATGGAGCGAGAGGATCGTAAGGACCGAGTGAgggataagcatttaacaaaaatcctggcggcagttgtgagagaaaaaggaccagggagagagggagagaagcggaGGCGGCCGGCTGGCCCCCGTGTCTTCGCATCATGGCAGCCACCGCTATGCTGGTCAAGGACTCTGCTAAGTTAACCCTTGGGCAGCCACTAACTATTATTACCCCACATGCTCTAGAGGCCATAGTGCGGCAGCCCCCGGACCGGTGGATAACCAACGCATGCCTAACCCACTACCAGGCCCTCCTACTGGACACGGACCGCGTCCAGTTTGGCCCTCCGGTCACCCTAAACCCTGCTACGCTGCTGCCGGTACCAGAAGACCAACCAAGCCCACACGATTGTCGGCAAGTACTGGCTGAGACCCATGGAACACGGGAAGACCTTAAAGACCAAGAACTCCCAGACGCGGATCACACCTGGTACACAGACGGCAGCAGTTACCTTGACTCAGGTACCCGGAGGGCGGGAGCGACGGTAGTAGATGGCCACAACACCATTTAAGCACAATCACTACCTCCTGGCACGTCTGCACAGAAGGCTGAGTTAACAGCACTAACCAAGGCCCTAGAGCTgtccaagggaaagaaagctaacatttatactgatagccggtatgcctttgcaacggctcatactcatggaagtatctatgaaagaagaggtctcctaacctcagaaggaaaggaaatcaagaacaaagttgaaataattgccttattaaaagccctttttcttcctcaagaagtggCTATAATTCACTGCCCCGGGCATCAAAAAGGACAAGATCCAGTCGCAGTAAGAAACAGACAGGCCGACCAAGTGGCCAGGCAAGCCGCCATGGCAGAAGTACTAACCCTAGCCACAGAACCTGACGAAACCAGCCACATAACTATTAAACATACTTAAACCCCGGGagaccaggaagaagcaaaagccatAGGGGCTATAGagaacaaagacactaaaaactgagaaaaaggaggaaaaatagtccttccccaaaaggaggccctggcaatgatccagcagatgcatgcctggacacacttgAGTAGTCgaaaagctaaaattactgattgaaaaaaactgactttctaatcccaaaggcaagtaccctcgtagaacaagtgacatctgcctgtaaggtctgtcagcaggtaaacgctggggctacccgagtgccagaaaggaaacgaactcgtggtaatcgcccaggagtctattgggaaatagacttcactgaagtaaaacctcactatgctggatataagtacttactAGTGTTTATAGATATCTTTTCAGGATGGGTAGAAGCCTACCCCACCCGGCAAGAAACGGCAcacatagtagccaagaaaattctggaagaaatctttcctagattcaGACTTCCCAAGGTTAATATAGGGTCTCTATT
This region includes:
- the LOC126959297 gene encoding uncharacterized protein LOC126959297, producing the protein MDEIRQTLTTPLSLTLTHFPDVRTRAHNLSIEVPPPKLTPWTPPPTPPRLRLRRTEDPDGPSTWQSSLFPLRTINHTVQYWPFSASDLYNWKTHNPSFSQDPQALTSLIKSILLTHQPTWDDCQQLLQVLLTTEERQQVLLEARKNVPGPGGLPTQLPNKIDEGFPLTRPDWDYETAPEAIVRQPPDRWITNACLTHYQALLLDTDRVQFGPPVTLNPATLLPVPEDQPSPHDCRQVLAETHGTREDLKDQELPDADHTWYTDGSSYLDSGTRRAGATVVDGHNTI